The following proteins come from a genomic window of Manduca sexta isolate Smith_Timp_Sample1 chromosome 6, JHU_Msex_v1.0, whole genome shotgun sequence:
- the LOC115448957 gene encoding uncharacterized protein LOC115448957, with translation MKAVILCCIVSLVHCYVPHPIAYGASRCFNLWDEGCINGQIAGAGGDDEYLNGGFNPGKRCVNMWDEGCINGQLNGAGNDDYFLNGGFNPGRKRCVNMWDEGCINGQLNGAGNDDDYLNGGFNPGKRSLHIFPKNMRKLQPKME, from the exons ATGAAGGCTGTTATTCTGTGCTGCATTGTATCTTTGGTACATTGCTACGTTCCACATCCGATTGCCTAtg GCGCATCACGATGCTTCAATTTGTGGGATGAAGGATGCATCAACGGACAAATTGCAGGAGCAg GTGGTGATGACGAATACCTAAATGGTGGCTTCAATCCCGGCAAACGGTGTGTGAACATGTGGGATGAGGGATGCATTAACGGACAACTCAACGGAGCTG GAAATGACGACTATTTCCTCAATGGCGGATTCAATCCGGGCCGCAAGCGTTGCGTCAACATGTGGGACGAGGGCTGCATCAATGGACAACTGAACGGAGCAG GTAATGATGACGATTATTTGAACGGTGGTTTCAACCCTGGAAAACGATCGCTACACATTTTCCCGAAAAACATGCGCAAGCTTCAACCCAAAATGGAATAA
- the LOC115448956 gene encoding D-erythronate dehydrogenase-like: MKVVVTGARGFLGARVADFLLGPNCPFPVTELVLTGSGLPAKRDDPRVRLVAVDLSVPEAAEKLITEDTDVIFHMAAVVSGHAEAEFEYGMKVNFESTRALLEAARQRVPKIKFVYTSAVAVFGGNLPPIVDDLTAVMPQNSYGTAKAMSELLVNDYSRRGFVDGRILRVPTISVRPGAPNRAMTSFASGIIREPLNGVPAICPVPPEQELWLSSPSTVVKNIVHAAVLPTGLLGPWRCVTLPGICISVGEMVDALRAVAGDKVADLVRFKKDETISRVVATFPSKFDKERALQLGFTVDTNFGDFIEEYIRHDLQPRK; encoded by the coding sequence ATGAAAGTTGTAGTGACAGGCGCAAGAGGATTTTTAGGGGCGCGCGTCGCAGATTTCCTGCTTGGACCAAACTGTCCCTTCCCCGTAACTGAATTGGTATTAACAGGATCTGGATTGCCAGCTAAACGCGATGATCCTCGAGTCCGACTTGTTGCTGTTGACTTGTCCGTCCCCGAAGCCGCTGAGAAGTTAATAACTGAAGACACTGACGTCATCTTCCACATGGCAGCCGTTGTCAGTGGCCATGCAGAGGCTGAATTCGAGTACGGCATGAAAGTCAACTTTGAATCAACTAGAGCCCTACTAGAAGCTGCGAGGCAACGCGTGccgaaaattaaatttgtttatacaaGCGCTGTTGCTGTCTTCGGTGGAAACCTGCCTCCAATCGTCGACGACCTAACTGCTGTTATGCCACAGAACTCCTATGGCACTGCTAAAGCCATGAGCGAGCTACTTGTGAACGATTATTCACGGCGCGGTTTTGTCGATGGACGTATACTTCGCGTGCCAACAATAAGCGTTAGGCCTGGTGCCCCAAATCGGGCTATGACGTCATTTGCTAGTGGAATTATTCGTGAACCACTTAATGGTGTGCCTGCGATCTGCCCGGTGCCTCCTGAGCAAGAGTTATGGTTATCAAGTCCTAGTACAGTGGTGAAGAATATTGTTCATGCTGCGGTTTTACCAACTGGTTTACTTGGACCATGGCGTTGTGTTACGTTACCTGGTATTTGTATATCTGTTGGTGAGATGGTGGATGCTCTGAGAGCTGTTGCAGGGGATAAAGTGGCTGATTTGGTGCGCTTTAAAAAAGACGAGACCATAAGTCGGGTTGTAGCGACGTTTCCTAGCAAGTTTGACAAAGAGCGAGCACTCCAATTAGGTTTCACTGTTGATACTAATTTCGGTGATTTTATTGAAGAATACATACGCCATGATCTACAGCCTCGCAAATAA
- the LOC115448946 gene encoding UDP-glucosyltransferase 2-like, whose product MTRSTWLLLGLLTASQFCDAYRILVVFPLPGKSHSILGFGVVNHLLKAGHDVTFVTPILEKSPHPKLHQIDISKNFDYLPKNTFDLKSILNKESTVNDPNQIISSINLMLRATYRNENVQKLLNDVDQKFDLVIVEWLYCELGAGIAEIVQAPLIWVSSLEPHWMVMRLIDEGLNPAYHGDALRENIPPFNFWQRTEQLWIQLKTLYYMHMYHDAQQSAMYDEVIAPLIRKRGRVPATFQEVKYNASLVLGNSHVSLGMATRLPQSYKAVGGYHINEEVKPLPEDLQKIMDNAKKGVVYFSMGSNLNSKDMPESLKKSLLDMFGELEQTVFWKFEEDFPKVPKNVHILEWAPQASILAHPNCVLFITHGGLLSTTETIHYGVPIIGIPVFADQFVNVNRAVGKGIAKKVDFSFTMAEDLRENIVEMTSNPKYREKVKELSFIYHDRPVRPGAELVHWVEHVIQTKGAPHLRSPAINVPWYQKMYLDLAVVVVILVILSISALKRVYCLIFPKNVMGDKKYK is encoded by the exons ATGACGAGATCCACGTGGCTCCTACTTGGCCTCCTGACGGCGTCTCAGTTTTGCGATGCATACAGAATTTTGGTCGTCTTCCCCCTTCCCGGAAAAAGTCACAGCATTCTAGGATTTGGAGTTGTCAATCATCTACTCAAAGCTGGACATGAC GTCACCTTCGTCACTCCTATTTTGGAGAAGTCGCCTCATCCAAAACTGCATCAAATCGATATCTCCAAGAATTTCGATTATTTACCAA AAAATACATTCGATTTAAAAAGCATCTTGAACAAAGAATCAACGGTAAATGATCCAAATCAAATAATATCGTCAATTAATCTGATGCTAAGGGCGACTTATCGAAAcgaaaatgtacaaaaattacTAAATGACGTTGATCAGAAATTCGATTTAGTTATAGTAGAATGGCTGTATTGCGAATTAGGGGCCGg TATTGCAGAAATAGTACAAGCACCACTTATTTGGGTATCGAGTCTTGAACCTCATTGGATGGTAATGAGACTGATTGACGAAGGACTAAATCCTGCGTACCACGGAGATGCTTTAAGAGAAAATATTCCACCCTTTAACTTCTGGCAGAGGACGGAGCAGTTGTGGATTCAATTGAAAACCCTTTACTACATGCATAT GTACCATGATGCCCAACAAAGCGCCATGTACGATGAAGTCATCGCCCCTCTAATACGAAAGAGGGGGAGGGTGCCGGCCACGTTCCAAGAAGTAAAATACAACGCGTCTCTGGTTTTGGGAAACTCTCACGTTTCCCTTGGAATGGCGACGCGGCTGCCACAAAGCTACAAGGCTGTTGGAGGGTACCACATCAACGAAGAAGTCAAACCGTTGCCAGAG GATCTGCAAAAAATCATGGACAATGCGAAAAAGGGTGTAGTTTACTTCAGTATGGGATCTAATCTGAATAGCAAGGACATGCCAGAGAGTTTGAAGAAGAGTCTCCTTGATATGTTTGGGGAATTGGAACAAACTGTGTTCTGGAAGTTTGAGGAAGACTTCCCTAAAGTGCCAAAGAATGTACACATACTTGAATGGGCACCGCAAGCAAGTATTTTAG cTCATCCCAACTGTGTTCTATTTATCACTCATGGAGGTCTGTTGTCAACCACGGAAACCATTCACTACGGCGTTCCCATCATAGGAATCCCGGTGTTTGCTGACCAGTTTGTCAATGTGAACAGAGCTGTAGGCAAGGGGATTGCGAAGAAAGTTGATTTCTCTTTCACAATGGCTGAAGATTTACGagaaaatattgtagaaatgaCTAGTAATCCGAA GTACAGAGAGAAAGTGAAAGAGTTATCCTTCATATACCACGATCGGCCAGTGCGCCCTGGAGCTGAGCTGGTCCACTGGGTAGAACACGTCATACAGACCAAAGGGGCTCCCCATTTACGCTCTCCGGCTATCAACGTGCCCTGGTACCAGAAAATGTACCTGGACTTAGCAGTTGTAGTGGTCATATTAGTGATTTTGTCAATTTCGGCACTGAAGCGTGTCTACTGTTTGATATTTCCGAAAAATGTTATGGGcgataagaaatataaatag